In Anas acuta chromosome 5, bAnaAcu1.1, whole genome shotgun sequence, a single window of DNA contains:
- the TSG101 gene encoding tumor susceptibility gene 101 protein isoform X2, whose amino-acid sequence MAFSESQLKKMLAKYKYRDLTVQETTSVITQYKDLKPVMDSYVFNDGSSRELMSLSGTIPVPYRGNTYNIPICLWLLDTYPFNPPICFVKPTSSMTIKTGKHVDANGKIYLPYLHEWKYPQSDLLELIQVMIVVFGEEPPVFSRPTVSAGYPPYQATGPPTTSYVPGMPGGITPYPPGSTANPSYPNYPYPGGVPFPATTSVQYYPSQPPVTTVGPSRDGTISEDTIRASLISAVSDKLRWRMKEEMDRAQAELNALKRTEEDLKKGHQKLEEMVTRLDQEVAEVDKNIELLKKKDEELSSALEKMENQSENNDIDEVIIPTAPLYKQILNLYAEENAIEDTIFYLGEALRRGVIDLDVFLKHVRLLSRKQFQLRALMQKARKTAGLSDLY is encoded by the exons ATGGCGTTCTCGGAGAGCCAGCTGAAGAAGATGCTCGCCAAG TATAAGTACAGAGACCTCACTGTGCAGGAGACGACCAGTGTCATTACTCAGTACAAGGACCTCAAACCTGTTATGGATTCATATG TTTTTAACGACGGCTCATCGAGAGAGCTGATGAGCCTGAGTGGAACCATTCCGGTGCCTTACAGAG GTAACACCTACAATATCCCAATTTGCTTGTGGCTGCTGGACACCTACCCTTTCAACCCCCCAATCTGTTTTGTTAAACCCACTAGCTCAATGACAATAAAGACAGGGAAGCATGTTGATGCGAATGGAAAGATATACCTTCCTTACCTGCATGAGTGGAAATAC CCTCAGTCAGACTTGCTGGAACTGATTCAAGTTATGATTGTGGTATTTGGTGAGGAACCTCCAGTCTTTTCCCGGCCTACTGTTTCGGCAGGCTACCCACCATACCAGGCAACTGGCCCACCAACTA CTTCCTATGTGCCAGGCATGCCAGGTGGAATAACTCCCTATCCACCAGGAAGCACTGCAAACCCAAG CTACCCAAACTACCCTTATCCAGGTGGTGTTCCGTTTCCAGCAACCACTAGTGTTCAGTACTACCCTTCTCAGCCTCCTGTGACTACTGTTG GACCCAGTAGAGATGGAACTATCAGCGAAGATACCATTCGAGCTTCCCTTATTTCAGCAGTCAGTGACAAACTGAGATGGCggatgaaagaagaaatggatCGTGCACAAGCTGAACTCAATGCCTTGAAACGGACAGAAGAAGACCTGAAGAAAGGACACCAGAAACTGGAAGAGATGGTAACTCGCCTGGATCAAGAAGTG gCTGAAGTTGACAAGAACATTGAACTTCTCAAGAAGAAGGATGAGGAGCTCAGTTCTGCCttagagaaaatggaaaatcaatCAGAAAATAATGATATAGATGAAGTTATCATTCCTACGGCACCTCTTTACAAGCAGATCCTGAACTTATATGCAGAGGAAAATGCAATTGAAGACACCATTTTTTATCTTGGGGAAGCACTGAGACGTGGCGTGATAGATCTGGATGTCTTTTTAAAG catgtaCGTCTTCTGTCTCGGAAGCAGTTCCAGCTGAGAGCATTAATGCAGAAAGCAAGGAAGACTGCCGGACTCAGTGATCTCTACTAA
- the TSG101 gene encoding tumor susceptibility gene 101 protein isoform X1 — protein sequence MAFSESQLKKMLAKYKYRDLTVQETTSVITQYKDLKPVMDSYVFNDGSSRELMSLSGTIPVPYRGNTYNIPICLWLLDTYPFNPPICFVKPTSSMTIKTGKHVDANGKIYLPYLHEWKYPQSDLLELIQVMIVVFGEEPPVFSRPTVSAGYPPYQATGPPTTSYVPGMPGGITPYPPGSTANPSSYPNYPYPGGVPFPATTSVQYYPSQPPVTTVGPSRDGTISEDTIRASLISAVSDKLRWRMKEEMDRAQAELNALKRTEEDLKKGHQKLEEMVTRLDQEVAEVDKNIELLKKKDEELSSALEKMENQSENNDIDEVIIPTAPLYKQILNLYAEENAIEDTIFYLGEALRRGVIDLDVFLKHVRLLSRKQFQLRALMQKARKTAGLSDLY from the exons ATGGCGTTCTCGGAGAGCCAGCTGAAGAAGATGCTCGCCAAG TATAAGTACAGAGACCTCACTGTGCAGGAGACGACCAGTGTCATTACTCAGTACAAGGACCTCAAACCTGTTATGGATTCATATG TTTTTAACGACGGCTCATCGAGAGAGCTGATGAGCCTGAGTGGAACCATTCCGGTGCCTTACAGAG GTAACACCTACAATATCCCAATTTGCTTGTGGCTGCTGGACACCTACCCTTTCAACCCCCCAATCTGTTTTGTTAAACCCACTAGCTCAATGACAATAAAGACAGGGAAGCATGTTGATGCGAATGGAAAGATATACCTTCCTTACCTGCATGAGTGGAAATAC CCTCAGTCAGACTTGCTGGAACTGATTCAAGTTATGATTGTGGTATTTGGTGAGGAACCTCCAGTCTTTTCCCGGCCTACTGTTTCGGCAGGCTACCCACCATACCAGGCAACTGGCCCACCAACTA CTTCCTATGTGCCAGGCATGCCAGGTGGAATAACTCCCTATCCACCAGGAAGCACTGCAAACCCAAG CAGCTACCCAAACTACCCTTATCCAGGTGGTGTTCCGTTTCCAGCAACCACTAGTGTTCAGTACTACCCTTCTCAGCCTCCTGTGACTACTGTTG GACCCAGTAGAGATGGAACTATCAGCGAAGATACCATTCGAGCTTCCCTTATTTCAGCAGTCAGTGACAAACTGAGATGGCggatgaaagaagaaatggatCGTGCACAAGCTGAACTCAATGCCTTGAAACGGACAGAAGAAGACCTGAAGAAAGGACACCAGAAACTGGAAGAGATGGTAACTCGCCTGGATCAAGAAGTG gCTGAAGTTGACAAGAACATTGAACTTCTCAAGAAGAAGGATGAGGAGCTCAGTTCTGCCttagagaaaatggaaaatcaatCAGAAAATAATGATATAGATGAAGTTATCATTCCTACGGCACCTCTTTACAAGCAGATCCTGAACTTATATGCAGAGGAAAATGCAATTGAAGACACCATTTTTTATCTTGGGGAAGCACTGAGACGTGGCGTGATAGATCTGGATGTCTTTTTAAAG catgtaCGTCTTCTGTCTCGGAAGCAGTTCCAGCTGAGAGCATTAATGCAGAAAGCAAGGAAGACTGCCGGACTCAGTGATCTCTACTAA